The nucleotide window TACAGGCATTAAAAGCTGGTTTGATGGAGATAGCCGATATTTTTGTAATCAACAAATCAGACCGTCCCGGCGCCGACCAGATGGCTATAGAATTGAAAATGATGCTTGAGCTGAAAAGGACTAAATCCGATTGGGATTATCCGGTAATATCAACTCAGGCTCTAAAAGATGTTGGTATCGATGAGTTGAAGCAGACAATCGCCAGACATCGCGAATTTCTGACATTAGCGGAGAACACAGAAATTTATCGCCGCCGCAAAATAAAATGCGATTTAAAAAGAATCCTCGATATGGAATTGAAAAACTATCTTTCGGAACATCTGCTTTCGCCGGATGTTTTAAATAATTATATTGATAAAGTAATTAATGGGAAAAGCAATCCCTATGAGATAACTATGGAAATAATTAAAAGTTTGAATAAGGATAAAACATGACTGAAAAAGCTAAGAATGCAAAACTAATCGGCCGCGCTAAGTGGGATGAGGAATTCGCTAAGTCAAAAATTTCCAAGGACAAGAAATTTATGACAGTCTCCTCGAAAGAAGTTAAGCCGTTATATGACCCCGGCGATATTGACGATATCGATTTCGACCGCGACATTAGCTACCCGGGGCAGTATCCATACACTCGCGGCGTGCATGCCTCGATGTATCGCGCCAAGGTCTGGACTATGCGTCAGTTCTCCGGATTCGGGACACCCCGACAGACAAACGAGCGCTACCACTATCTTCTGGAGAGGGGACAGACCGGCTTATCGGTGGCATTCGATTTGCCGACCCTGATGGGGTATGATTCCGATTCACCTCGTTCGATGGGTGAAATCGGAGTTTGCGGCGTGGCAGTCGATACATTGAAAGATATGGAAATAATTTTCGATGGCATATCGCTTGACAAAATCTCCACCTCCATGACAATAAATTGCCCCTCGACTATCCTTCTGGCTATGTATATAGTTTTGGCTGAGAAGCAGGGCGTGCCCTCGAATAAATTGACCGGCACTCTGCAGAATGATATCCTGAAAGAATATATCGCTCAAAAGGAATGGATATATCCGCCGGAGCCGTCAATAAGGCTGATAACCGACATGATGGCTTACTGTGCCGAGCATGTTCCCAAGTGGAATACGATTTCTATTTCCGGTTATCATATTCGCGAGGCGGGCGCAACCGCCGCTCAGGAGTTGGCGTTTACTCTTGCCGATGGTTTCTGCTATGTCGAATCAGCTATTGCCGCCGGTTTGGATGTTGACGAATTTGCGCCGAGGCTGTCGCATTTCTTCAACTCGCACACCGACTTTTTCGAGGAAATTGCCAAGTATCGCGCCGCCCGACGGATATGGGCGCGTCACATGAAAGAAAAGTACGGCGCCAAAAACCCGCGTTCATGGCTGATGAGATTTCATACTCAAACAGCCGGCTGCAGCCTTACCGCGCAGCAGCCGGAAAACAATATTATCAGAACAGCCTATGAGGGATTGGCAGGTGTACTGGGCGGCACTCAATCGCTTCACACCAACTCGATGGATGAAACGCTGGCTTTGCCCTCCGAGAAAGCGGTCAAGATTGCCCTGCGAACTCAGCAAATTATCGCTCATGAAACCGGTGTCGCTAATGTTATTGACCCGTTAGCGGGCAGCTATTTTATCGAAAAGCTAACCAATGAGATGGAAGAAGAGGCGGAGGCTTATTTCGATGAAATCGAAAAACGCGGCGGCGTGCTCAAATGTATCGAGGATGGATATTTTCAGAAGGAGATTGCCATAAGTGCCTATCGCTACCAGCTTGAGATTGAAAAGAAAGAACGAATCATTGTCGGTGTGAATGACTTTATCGAGCAGGACGAGAAGATTGAAATACCATTGTTAACCATTGATGAAAATGTTGCCAAAGAGCAGTTGAAGAATCTCAACGAGGTCAAAGCCAGCCGCGACAACGACAAAGTTAAACGCTGTTTAGCCGATTTGAAAAAAGCAGCTGAGGCGAAAGAAAACCACATGCCGACCTTGCTGGAATGTATCCGATGCTACACGACAGAGGGCGAGATTACTGAGACCTTGAAGGAGGTTTACGGCGAATACATAGAGCCGCCGATGATATAACCAAGAAGTCAGAAGCAACTTCTGACTGCACAGATTATCCATCAGTATGGAAATGAGCCTAAGCGAATGACATCCTGAGGGCAGAATATGCAATGAAGTTAATATAAACATTCATCATTGAAGGTTTATTTTAATATTAATTGCTGCGAAAACGTTTATTAAGAAAGCAAAGGTGAAACAATGGCTAAAATGATTGCTTACTGCGGATTGGATTGTGCTAAGTGTGGCGCATATCTCGCTAAGCAGGCGAATGATGATAACAAGCGCGCTGAGGTGGCAAAAGAATGGTCGGTGCTTTTCAATCACGATATCAAGCCCGAACAAATCAATTGCGATGGATGCTGCTCTGATGGACAACATTTTTTTTACTGTTCCGATATGTGCGAAATTCGCAAATGCGGCATCGAAAAGAAAGTGGATAATTGTGCTCACTGCGATGAATACGCCTGCGAAAAATTGGAAGCGTTCTTTAAGCTTGCTCCTCAGGCGCGCGATGCTCTTGAGGCATTGCGGGGATAATTGACAATAAGCCAACAAAAGGAGCGTCATCATGCCCGATAACGCATACAACGATTTAGCCGACGCCCTCGACCGTCTGCCCAACGGTTTCCCGCGCACTAAATCCGGAGTCGAAATACAGATACTGAAGAAAATCTTCACGCCGGAGGAAGCCTCAATCGCCTGCCAGCTAACGGGCGAGATGGAGCTGGTCGATAACATCGCCGAACGTATCGGGCTATTGCCGAAAGAGGCAAGAAGCAAGCTTTTGCGAATGGCTAAACGCGGCTTGGTTTGGCCTAATAAACATGATGGCAAGATGTATTTTCGTCTTGCGCCCTTCATAGTTGGAATATTCGAGGAGCACCTTGAGAATATGGATCACGAGTTCGCGCACCTTTTCGATATGTATATGCTGGAAGGCGGGGCAGAGGGCATCATGAAATACAATCCGGCGCTTCATCGGGTTGTGCCCTCAACAAGCTTAGCTAAATCCGAATGGATACTTCCCTATGACGATGTTCGGGCGATAATTGAGAATACCAAAGCTTTTAGCGTTCGCGATTGTATCTGCCGCGCTCAGCAGGCTCATGTCGGCAAACGCTGCGAATATCCTCTTCACAATTGCCTGATGCTATCCTATAAAGAAAGACCGCCCAAACCGGGCGATATCACAAAGGAACAAGCGCTGGCGATTCTCGACCAAGCCGAAGATGTCGGTTTGGTGCATACGGTAAGCAATGTCAAAGAGGGTTTAGGATATATCTGCAATTGCTGCGGCTGCTGCTGCGGAATACTCCGAGGGATAACCGAATACGGCATCAAGGAATCGGTGGCGCATGCGAACTATTTTGCAGTAATAGACCCGGATGAATGCACAGGCTGCGGCACCTGTATTGAGCGTTGTCAGGTAAACGCTATCATCGAACAGGATGGCATCTCAGTTGTCGAAAAAGATGGCTGCATCGGCTGCGGTTTATGCGTTACCGGCTGTCCCGATAACGCTGCAAAACTTCAGCTAAAACCAGCCGATGAAATCATCGAGCCGCCGGCGGATTATGCGGTCTGGGAGCAAGAGCGTTTGCGCAGTAGAGGGATGCGGTAACAAAAGCAGTTTTATTGTTAGACAATAATCATTTGGAAACCAAAGTAATTTCATAGAGGCATCCACCTGAGATGGATACGCCTTACATTGTTGTAAACACAATCGGCTTAAATTTTAACTTTGGTAGGCAATGTTAAATTTAAAATACACTCAGAGCAGAAAGTTTCCGGGCGGTTGTCAAGCTCGGACAGCGTTTCAGCTATACTCATCTGGCAATCAAGATTTTTGCAGTCTTTCAAACCCAACATATGACCAACCTCATGGGCGGCGATGTTTAGCAGGCGGGATCTTAGAAGGTTTTCATCCTCCGGAAGCCCGTGCAATTCGGGTTTAATCCTATGAGTGCTTATTATAGCCGTTCGACTGACATCATTAGCTTGCCCCATAACGAAGTTTTTGTTTGGGATAAAAAGGTCTTCCTCGGTCATTGCCAGAATCATCTCGAACTCCGAACCTTTAAGCAGTTCAAGCTTGCTTAGAATAGGAACGGCATAATATTGATTCTGTTTCCTGTTATATGCCTCCTCTGGCAAACGAGAGACTATGCCTGATTGAGGTCTTAAATAAAACCTTCGGCAAAGTTCATTCGACAGCCATTCGGTAAATCTGCGAGTGCCCTCATCTAAAGGTACAACATATAACTTTTCGTGCATGCCAGTATTCTCCGCTTCTTATCGGCAATATTCAATGATTACATTCGATCTGACTTTTCATTTTCAAGAAGACCATATTCAGAAATTATGTCAGAACAGCATCATCTATTTTCCACAGTTGTAATGTAAAAACTAAGCACCACAAAAATCAACATAATTATCAATCCGCAACAAAAAATTTTGACTTTGATCCATGAGGAGAAATCTCCACAACCATTTTACCGCCGCATTTCGGACACCAACCGACAAAAGATGTTTTGTTTTTACTTAAATATATACGACTGTAAACATTACAGCATTTAAAAACAACACCGATATAAGGCCGCCTATGGCGAACAACCCGACGCCTTGGATTTAAACCAGCTTTCAAGTCAACGATTAAGCCTTTTCTGCTGCGCATATTTTTATTTTGCAATAATCTTTCCATTATCATCTACGAATGACAGAAGCGAGGCGCCGATAAAACCGGCATTGTTGCTCAGCCTGGCTTTGAGTACTTTGAGATTTGAAACAGCGGCCTTGAAAGCATTTCTCTTGATAGC belongs to Candidatus Zixiibacteriota bacterium and includes:
- a CDS encoding methylmalonyl-CoA mutase family protein; protein product: MTEKAKNAKLIGRAKWDEEFAKSKISKDKKFMTVSSKEVKPLYDPGDIDDIDFDRDISYPGQYPYTRGVHASMYRAKVWTMRQFSGFGTPRQTNERYHYLLERGQTGLSVAFDLPTLMGYDSDSPRSMGEIGVCGVAVDTLKDMEIIFDGISLDKISTSMTINCPSTILLAMYIVLAEKQGVPSNKLTGTLQNDILKEYIAQKEWIYPPEPSIRLITDMMAYCAEHVPKWNTISISGYHIREAGATAAQELAFTLADGFCYVESAIAAGLDVDEFAPRLSHFFNSHTDFFEEIAKYRAARRIWARHMKEKYGAKNPRSWLMRFHTQTAGCSLTAQQPENNIIRTAYEGLAGVLGGTQSLHTNSMDETLALPSEKAVKIALRTQQIIAHETGVANVIDPLAGSYFIEKLTNEMEEEAEAYFDEIEKRGGVLKCIEDGYFQKEIAISAYRYQLEIEKKERIIVGVNDFIEQDEKIEIPLLTIDENVAKEQLKNLNEVKASRDNDKVKRCLADLKKAAEAKENHMPTLLECIRCYTTEGEITETLKEVYGEYIEPPMI
- a CDS encoding DUF3795 domain-containing protein, translated to MIAYCGLDCAKCGAYLAKQANDDNKRAEVAKEWSVLFNHDIKPEQINCDGCCSDGQHFFYCSDMCEIRKCGIEKKVDNCAHCDEYACEKLEAFFKLAPQARDALEALRG
- a CDS encoding 4Fe-4S binding protein — protein: MPDNAYNDLADALDRLPNGFPRTKSGVEIQILKKIFTPEEASIACQLTGEMELVDNIAERIGLLPKEARSKLLRMAKRGLVWPNKHDGKMYFRLAPFIVGIFEEHLENMDHEFAHLFDMYMLEGGAEGIMKYNPALHRVVPSTSLAKSEWILPYDDVRAIIENTKAFSVRDCICRAQQAHVGKRCEYPLHNCLMLSYKERPPKPGDITKEQALAILDQAEDVGLVHTVSNVKEGLGYICNCCGCCCGILRGITEYGIKESVAHANYFAVIDPDECTGCGTCIERCQVNAIIEQDGISVVEKDGCIGCGLCVTGCPDNAAKLQLKPADEIIEPPADYAVWEQERLRSRGMR